In Anaerofustis stercorihominis DSM 17244, the following proteins share a genomic window:
- a CDS encoding aldo/keto reductase, whose amino-acid sequence MEYVTLNNDLKMPILGYGVYQIPDHKECERCVIDAIDTGYRLIDTAQAYFNEEAVGNAVEKSGVKREDLFITSKVWISNAGYEKAKASIEESLNKLKSNYIDLMLIHQPFSDYYGTYRAMEEAYKEGKLKAIGVSNFYPDRLVDLIKFNEITPMINQVETHPFNQQTEAHEIMKKYNVQIEAWGSFAEGKNNMFSNEVLKEIGKKYNKSIAQTALRFLIQNGVIVIPKSTHKERMKENFDVFDFQLSDDDMNLIKTLDKKESLFINHYDPETVEFLSGIH is encoded by the coding sequence ATGGAATATGTAACATTAAATAACGATTTAAAAATGCCGATACTCGGATACGGAGTATATCAAATCCCCGACCATAAAGAATGTGAAAGATGTGTTATAGATGCAATAGATACGGGATACAGATTGATAGACACCGCACAGGCATACTTTAACGAAGAAGCGGTGGGAAATGCAGTGGAAAAATCGGGAGTAAAAAGAGAAGATTTATTCATAACTTCAAAAGTATGGATATCCAATGCAGGATATGAAAAAGCAAAAGCGTCAATCGAAGAGTCATTGAATAAATTAAAAAGCAACTACATAGACTTAATGCTCATACATCAGCCTTTTTCAGATTACTACGGAACATACAGAGCTATGGAAGAAGCTTATAAAGAAGGTAAATTAAAGGCGATTGGCGTCAGCAATTTTTACCCTGACAGACTAGTGGATTTGATTAAATTCAATGAAATAACACCTATGATAAATCAAGTGGAAACACACCCATTCAATCAGCAGACGGAAGCTCATGAAATAATGAAAAAATATAATGTTCAAATAGAAGCTTGGGGATCCTTCGCAGAAGGCAAAAACAATATGTTTTCCAACGAAGTATTAAAAGAAATCGGAAAAAAATACAATAAATCCATTGCTCAGACAGCACTAAGATTTTTAATACAAAATGGAGTTATTGTTATTCCCAAATCCACACATAAAGAAAGGATGAAAGAAAACTTCGATGTGTTTGATTTCCAACTATCGGATGATGACATGAATTTAATCAAAACATTGGATAAAAAAGAAAGTCTGTTTATAAATCATTACGACCCCGAAACAGTGGAATTTTTATCAGGTATACATTAA
- a CDS encoding MerR family transcriptional regulator: MYTVKDISKKLNLSEHTIRYYTDRDLIPNVKRNKNNVRLFDEESVNWFIGIKCLKECGMSIEDIKNYIDLCLEGDNTIHERFDIILKQREIAEKQLEEAKERLIYLENKVKHYEDIINGDLTDNTNPRKEGYYIEHIDVV; the protein is encoded by the coding sequence ATGTATACGGTAAAAGATATAAGCAAAAAGTTGAATTTAAGCGAGCATACCATACGTTATTATACTGACAGGGATTTAATTCCAAATGTAAAGAGGAATAAAAACAATGTGCGTTTATTCGACGAAGAGTCTGTAAACTGGTTTATAGGTATAAAATGTCTTAAAGAATGCGGGATGTCTATCGAAGATATAAAGAATTATATCGATTTATGCCTTGAAGGGGATAATACCATACATGAAAGATTTGATATCATATTGAAACAAAGAGAAATAGCAGAAAAGCAGCTTGAAGAGGCAAAAGAAAGGCTTATATATCTTGAAAATAAAGTAAAGCATTATGAAGATATAATAAACGGTGATCTTACGGATAATACAAACCCCAGGAAAGAGGGGTACTACATTGAACATATTGATGTAGTATGA
- a CDS encoding sigma factor-like helix-turn-helix DNA-binding protein: protein MKTTNYKKTEKLLKEMVIYEKILEIREEENTRKLMDNINKAMECLTDLEKKIITDFYINNLTMYEISLEIQLTREYTSKVKTAAIRKMEHVLFGKDAA from the coding sequence ATGAAAACAACAAACTATAAAAAAACAGAAAAATTACTCAAAGAAATGGTTATTTATGAAAAGATCCTGGAAATAAGAGAAGAAGAAAACACAAGAAAACTTATGGATAATATAAATAAAGCCATGGAATGTCTCACCGATTTGGAAAAGAAAATCATAACCGATTTTTATATAAATAACCTTACTATGTATGAAATATCACTGGAAATACAGCTTACAAGAGAATATACATCAAAAGTAAAAACAGCTGCCATCAGAAAAATGGAACATGTACTTTTCGGCAAAGACGCAGCGTAG
- a CDS encoding LexA family protein gives MFGEKLRSLRKEHGMTQVDLANALDLDKSSIAKYESAGIIPSVDTLQKISALFNVSIDYLLNAPFGDINNVMNVEIIGTVVAGRDGIATYEFLGISQAININNKDEYKYLKVRGDSMAPQILEGDLALVRLQPDIDSGDLAVVIIGGEEGVIKKVQKTDNSISLISFNPMYDTRVFIGKDMEQLQIFGKVVKVERSY, from the coding sequence ATGTTCGGTGAAAAATTAAGGTCTCTTAGAAAAGAGCATGGTATGACTCAAGTAGATCTTGCAAATGCTTTGGATTTAGATAAATCTTCAATAGCTAAATATGAAAGTGCGGGGATAATCCCTTCCGTGGATACTCTTCAAAAGATTTCTGCTCTATTTAATGTATCTATTGATTATCTATTAAATGCACCTTTCGGAGACATAAACAATGTCATGAATGTAGAGATAATAGGTACTGTGGTTGCGGGAAGAGACGGGATAGCAACATATGAATTCCTCGGGATATCTCAGGCTATCAACATTAATAACAAAGACGAATATAAGTATTTAAAGGTAAGAGGGGACAGTATGGCTCCTCAGATATTGGAGGGGGATTTGGCTCTTGTCAGGCTTCAGCCGGATATAGACAGCGGAGATTTGGCTGTTGTGATAATAGGAGGAGAAGAAGGGGTTATCAAGAAAGTTCAGAAAACAGATAATTCAATATCTCTGATATCCTTTAACCCTATGTACGATACGAGAGTATTTATCGGTAAAGATATGGAACAGCTTCAGATATTCGGTAAAGTGGTAAAAGTTGAAAGAAGTTATTAG